The following are encoded in a window of Citrobacter freundii genomic DNA:
- the ltaE gene encoding low-specificity L-threonine aldolase, translating to MIDLRSDTVTRPSRAMLEEMMAAPVGDDVYGDDPTVNALQQYAAELSGKEAAIFLPTGTQANLVALLSHCQRGEEYIAGQGAHNYLYEAGGAAVLGSIQPQPIDAAPDGTLPLDKVAAKIKADDIHFARTRLLSLENTHNGKVLPREYLKEAWEFTRERNLALHVDGARIFNAIVAYGCELKDVTQYCDSFTICLSKGLGTPVGSLLVGSHDYIKRAIRWRKMTGGGMRQAGILAAAGLYALKNNVARLQSDHDNAAWMAEQLREAGADVMRHDTNMLFVRVGEEHAAALGEYMKSKDVLINASPIVRLVMHLDVSREQLAEVAAHWRAFLNR from the coding sequence GTGATCGACCTACGTAGTGATACTGTCACCCGCCCGAGTCGCGCCATGCTGGAAGAGATGATGGCGGCCCCGGTCGGGGACGACGTCTACGGCGACGACCCTACCGTCAATGCCCTTCAGCAGTATGCCGCTGAACTTTCTGGTAAAGAAGCGGCTATTTTCTTACCGACCGGCACCCAGGCAAATCTGGTGGCGCTGCTCAGCCACTGTCAGCGCGGCGAGGAGTACATCGCAGGCCAGGGCGCGCATAACTATTTATACGAAGCCGGTGGTGCCGCGGTGCTCGGCAGCATTCAGCCACAGCCTATCGACGCCGCGCCGGATGGCACGCTGCCGCTGGACAAAGTCGCCGCTAAAATCAAAGCCGACGATATTCATTTTGCCCGTACCCGCCTGCTCAGTCTGGAAAACACCCATAACGGCAAAGTGCTGCCGCGTGAGTATTTGAAGGAGGCCTGGGAATTCACCCGCGAACGAAATCTGGCGCTGCACGTTGACGGCGCGCGTATTTTTAACGCCATCGTCGCCTACGGTTGTGAGCTTAAGGACGTCACCCAATATTGTGACTCGTTCACCATTTGCCTCTCCAAAGGGCTGGGGACGCCGGTCGGGTCACTGCTGGTCGGCAGCCATGATTACATCAAACGTGCGATTCGCTGGCGCAAGATGACCGGCGGCGGTATGCGCCAGGCCGGTATTCTGGCGGCTGCCGGGCTGTATGCGCTCAAAAATAACGTGGCGCGTTTGCAAAGTGATCACGACAACGCCGCCTGGATGGCAGAACAATTGCGTGAAGCGGGTGCCGACGTTATGCGTCACGACACCAATATGCTGTTTGTCCGCGTGGGTGAAGAACACGCTGCTGCGCTGGGCGAGTACATGAAATCTAAAGACGTGCTGATTAACGCCTCGCCGATTGTGCGTCTGGTGATGCATCTGGACGTTTCACGTGAACAACTTGCTGAAGTCGCCGCTCACTGGCGTGCTTTTTTAAACCGCTAA
- a CDS encoding FAD-NAD(P)-binding protein gives MKKVAIVGVGPTGIYTFHALIERGEPMTVQLYEQAEEAGVGMPYNNDNNADHMLANIASIEIPPIYITYLTWLQNQSDDYLTQFGIERTSLHERQFLPRVILGDYFRDRFLAIVDKARESGFEVCVHESSEVTDLRANPQGVTLWVNHAPQPVEVDFAVIATGHLWPEGDDTPREFFPSPWTGLMDAQINACRVGILGTSLSAIDAAVAVVSQHGAFTTDADNTLHFTRKPGSQSLKLTLMSRSGVLPEANFYCPLPYEPLNIATGQAIEHVIEQGQRGLLDRLFSLIVKQLQDAAPQWSQQIALETPTADTFSDIYFADRIQHNAFDWAKRNLQEVERNKREQRTVTWRYTLLRLHEVIEQVVPHLDDGDRERFKHGLARVFIDNYAAIPSESIRRLLALHEAGLIEILALGSDYQRQNEQGMTVIYHNNQRSEFDVFIDARGQKALKSKDIPFPTLRHQLLACGDEIPDISENYTLRAPKDACGRIAFGGLPWLMHDRPFIQGLVVSAEIGAAMANALTQGTVGRRRKRWDRNEED, from the coding sequence ATGAAAAAAGTGGCCATCGTCGGCGTCGGCCCCACTGGAATCTATACCTTCCATGCCCTGATTGAACGCGGTGAACCGATGACCGTGCAGCTCTACGAGCAAGCGGAAGAAGCGGGTGTGGGCATGCCTTACAACAACGACAATAACGCGGACCATATGTTGGCGAATATTGCCAGTATTGAAATCCCGCCGATTTACATCACCTATCTGACGTGGCTACAAAACCAAAGCGATGACTACCTGACACAATTTGGTATAGAACGCACGTCATTGCATGAACGGCAATTTTTACCCCGCGTGATCCTTGGCGACTATTTTCGCGATCGCTTTTTAGCCATTGTCGATAAAGCCCGTGAGTCCGGTTTTGAGGTTTGTGTTCATGAGTCCAGCGAAGTCACCGATCTGCGCGCAAACCCGCAGGGTGTTACGTTGTGGGTAAACCACGCACCACAACCTGTCGAGGTGGATTTTGCAGTTATCGCCACCGGCCATCTGTGGCCTGAGGGAGACGACACACCACGTGAGTTTTTCCCCAGCCCGTGGACCGGCCTGATGGACGCACAAATTAACGCCTGCAGAGTGGGCATTCTGGGTACGTCGTTAAGCGCTATCGATGCGGCAGTAGCCGTGGTCAGTCAACATGGCGCCTTCACCACCGATGCTGATAACACCCTCCATTTTACGCGCAAACCCGGTAGTCAAAGCCTGAAGTTGACTCTGATGTCACGCAGCGGTGTGCTGCCGGAGGCCAATTTTTACTGCCCTCTCCCTTATGAACCGCTGAACATCGCCACCGGTCAGGCGATTGAACACGTCATTGAACAGGGTCAACGCGGATTACTGGATCGCCTCTTCTCGCTTATCGTCAAACAACTGCAAGACGCGGCACCGCAGTGGAGCCAGCAGATAGCGCTTGAGACGCCGACGGCAGATACGTTTTCTGACATCTATTTTGCTGACCGAATTCAGCACAATGCTTTTGATTGGGCGAAACGCAACCTGCAGGAAGTCGAACGCAACAAGCGGGAGCAACGCACCGTCACGTGGCGCTATACCCTGCTGCGGCTGCATGAGGTCATCGAACAGGTCGTGCCTCATCTTGACGATGGCGACAGAGAACGCTTCAAGCACGGTCTGGCACGCGTGTTTATCGATAACTATGCGGCGATCCCTTCGGAATCCATTCGCCGCCTGCTGGCGCTGCATGAGGCCGGGTTAATTGAAATCCTCGCGCTGGGCTCAGATTATCAACGCCAAAATGAGCAAGGTATGACGGTTATCTACCACAACAATCAGCGTAGCGAATTTGATGTGTTTATTGATGCCCGAGGGCAAAAAGCGCTGAAGAGCAAAGATATCCCGTTCCCCACGTTGCGCCATCAACTCCTCGCCTGTGGTGACGAGATCCCGGATATCAGCGAAAATTATACGCTACGTGCGCCAAAGGATGCCTGTGGTCGCATCGCCTTTGGCGGGCTGCCATGGCTAATGCACGACCGCCCTTTTATTCAGGGTCTGGTCGTCAGCGCTGAAATCGGCGCAGCGATGGCAAACGCCCTGACACAAGGCACGGTGGGACGTCGGCGAAAACGCTGGGACCGTAACGAGGAAGACTAA
- a CDS encoding N-acetylmuramoyl-L-alanine amidase yields MKRLLWLLAFAVLLTGCARESGIVDKDGYQLDTRRQAQAAYPRIKVLVIHYTADDFDSSLATLTDKNVSSHYLIPAVPPLHGGKPRIWQLVPEKDLAWHAGISFWRGATRINDTSIGIELENRGWQKSAGVKYFSPFEATQIQALIPLAKDIIARYDIKAQNVVAHADIAPQRKDDPGPLFPWRELAAQGIGAWPDAQRVAFYLGGRAPHTPVDTASLLDLLSRYGYEVKPDLTPREQQRVIMAFQMHFRPALWNGVADAETQAIAEALLEKYGQG; encoded by the coding sequence ATGAAGCGTCTGTTATGGCTGCTGGCATTTGCCGTGTTACTGACGGGCTGTGCGCGCGAGTCAGGTATTGTTGACAAAGACGGGTATCAACTGGATACCCGACGCCAGGCGCAGGCGGCATATCCACGCATTAAAGTGCTGGTAATTCACTACACGGCTGATGATTTTGACTCATCGCTGGCCACGCTGACGGATAAAAACGTCAGCTCGCACTATCTGATCCCGGCAGTACCACCGCTGCACGGCGGCAAGCCGCGGATCTGGCAGCTGGTCCCGGAAAAGGATCTGGCCTGGCATGCAGGGATCAGCTTCTGGCGAGGCGCTACGCGGATTAACGACACGTCGATTGGAATTGAACTGGAAAACCGTGGTTGGCAAAAATCAGCGGGCGTGAAATATTTTTCGCCATTTGAAGCGACGCAGATCCAGGCGTTGATCCCGCTGGCAAAGGACATTATTGCCCGCTACGACATCAAGGCGCAGAACGTGGTAGCGCATGCGGATATTGCTCCGCAGCGTAAAGACGATCCCGGCCCGCTGTTTCCGTGGCGTGAACTGGCGGCGCAGGGTATTGGCGCCTGGCCGGATGCTCAGCGCGTCGCGTTTTATCTTGGCGGACGCGCACCCCATACGCCGGTGGACACCGCATCGTTACTTGATTTGCTGTCGCGCTACGGCTACGAGGTGAAACCGGACTTGACGCCGCGTGAACAGCAGCGGGTGATTATGGCGTTCCAGATGCACTTCCGCCCGGCGTTGTGGAACGGCGTGGCGGATGCCGAAACGCAGGCCATTGCCGAAGCGCTACTGGAGAAATACGGGCAAGGTTAA
- a CDS encoding SDR family oxidoreductase — protein MPQRILVLGASGYIGQHLVKALSQQGHQVLAAARRIERLDKQQLPGVSCHKVDLNEPDTLTPLLADVDTVYYLVHGMGEGGDFIAHERQVAQNVRDALRHTPVNQLIFLSSLQAPKHEQSDHLRARQITADTLRESGIPVTELRAGIIVGAGSAAFEVMRDMVYNLPVLTPPRWVRSRTTPIALENLLYYLVALLAHPANGHRVLEAAGPQVLSYQEQFEHFMAVSGKHRLLIPIPFPTRWISVWFLNVITSVPPTTAQALIQGLKHDLLADDTELRALIPQKLIAFDDAVRSTLKEEEKLVDSSEWGYDAQAFARWRPEYGYFAKQAGFSVETSASLKALWQVVNRLGGKEGYFFGNILWKTRAAMDLLVGHKLAKGRPERPLLQVGDTVDSWKVIIVEPEKQLTLLFGMKAPGLGRLSFTLEDKGDRRRIDVRAWWHPHGMPGLFYWLLMIPAHLFIFRGMAKRIAKLAEQITD, from the coding sequence GTGCCGCAACGGATTTTGGTACTTGGCGCCAGTGGTTACATTGGTCAACATCTGGTAAAAGCGCTCAGCCAGCAAGGGCATCAGGTACTGGCGGCGGCACGTCGCATCGAGCGACTGGACAAACAGCAACTGCCCGGCGTCAGTTGTCATAAGGTTGATTTAAACGAACCAGATACCCTGACGCCGCTGCTGGCCGACGTTGATACGGTCTATTACCTGGTGCACGGGATGGGTGAAGGCGGTGATTTTATCGCCCACGAGCGTCAGGTGGCGCAGAATGTCCGCGACGCCCTGCGCCATACGCCCGTCAACCAGCTGATTTTCCTGAGTTCCTTACAGGCCCCCAAGCATGAACAGTCCGATCACCTGCGCGCACGGCAGATAACGGCTGACACGTTGCGCGAATCTGGCATCCCGGTTACGGAGTTACGGGCGGGTATTATCGTCGGCGCGGGCTCTGCGGCCTTTGAGGTGATGCGTGATATGGTCTACAACCTGCCGGTACTCACCCCACCGCGCTGGGTACGATCGCGTACCACACCGATTGCGCTGGAGAACTTGCTGTACTATTTAGTTGCGCTGCTGGCGCACCCGGCAAACGGCCACCGCGTACTCGAAGCGGCGGGGCCGCAGGTATTAAGCTATCAAGAGCAGTTCGAACATTTTATGGCGGTCAGCGGCAAGCATCGCCTGCTTATCCCTATCCCTTTCCCGACCCGCTGGATTTCAGTGTGGTTTTTAAATGTGATCACCTCGGTTCCACCGACGACCGCCCAGGCGCTGATACAGGGCCTGAAACACGATCTGCTGGCCGATGACACCGAACTGAGGGCATTGATCCCCCAAAAGCTCATCGCCTTTGACGATGCGGTACGCAGCACGCTGAAGGAAGAAGAGAAACTGGTCGACTCCAGCGAGTGGGGATACGACGCGCAGGCCTTTGCCCGCTGGCGACCGGAATACGGCTATTTCGCCAAACAGGCCGGGTTTAGCGTCGAGACATCCGCCAGCCTGAAGGCGCTGTGGCAAGTGGTGAATCGCCTCGGCGGCAAAGAGGGCTATTTCTTTGGCAATATTCTGTGGAAAACGCGCGCAGCCATGGATCTGCTGGTGGGGCATAAACTGGCAAAAGGTCGGCCGGAGCGTCCGCTTTTACAGGTCGGCGATACCGTGGATAGCTGGAAGGTCATTATCGTCGAACCGGAAAAGCAGCTAACACTGTTATTTGGTATGAAGGCGCCAGGACTCGGTCGTCTGAGTTTTACCCTGGAAGATAAAGGCGATCGCCGTCGCATTGACGTCCGCGCCTGGTGGCACCCGCACGGTATGCCCGGTCTGTTCTACTGGCTGCTGATGATCCCGGCTCACCTGTTTATTTTCAGGGGGATGGCAAAGCGTATCGCCAAACTTGCAGAACAAATCACAGACTAA
- a CDS encoding 4-fold beta flower protein: MKKSLLLVMFLFSACATASNDLDLYDNQGNAVVYISLDDELTLYSWEGEPSAYLKRSQNNDFDVYGFNGNHLGWFTKGMLVDHDGYVACAVKDMVTTPNLPSLKSLKSLKPLKSLTELPPLFPLLKNAFGQTNCSLLVASGVA; encoded by the coding sequence ATGAAAAAATCACTCCTGCTAGTTATGTTTCTTTTCTCAGCTTGTGCTACTGCGAGTAATGACCTGGATCTTTATGATAATCAAGGCAACGCCGTCGTTTATATTTCACTTGATGACGAGTTGACTTTATATAGTTGGGAGGGCGAACCAAGCGCCTACCTTAAACGTAGCCAGAACAATGATTTTGATGTTTATGGCTTCAATGGTAATCATTTAGGTTGGTTTACTAAAGGTATGTTGGTTGATCACGATGGCTATGTGGCCTGTGCAGTAAAAGACATGGTTACCACTCCTAATTTGCCATCACTTAAATCACTTAAGAGCCTCAAGCCTCTAAAATCGCTAACGGAACTTCCCCCTCTTTTCCCGTTGCTAAAAAATGCCTTTGGTCAGACAAATTGTTCTTTGTTAGTAGCTTCAGGCGTTGCATAA
- a CDS encoding AppA family phytase/histidine-type acid phosphatase, translated as MSTLIIRLLFLTIILAPVSLRADEQSGMQLERVVIVSRHGVRAPTKFTPLMQQVTPDRWPQWDVPLGWLTPRGGALIIELGRYQRLRLADKGLLDNKTCPTAGQVAVIADSDQRTRKTGEAFLAGLAPECKVQVHYQQDKSKSDPLFNPIKAGQCSLNTSQVKEAILTRAGGSLDEYTRHYQPAFQALERVLNFSQSEKCQAAGQSAQCTLTDVLPAELKVSPENVSLSGSWGLASTLTEIFLLQQAQGMSQVAWGRIHGDKEWRTLLSLHNAQFDLLQKTPEVARSRATPLLDLIRTALVTQGPTENKYAIQLPVSLLFIAGHDTNLANISGALGLNVSLPGQPDNTPPGGEFVFERWKRVSDHSDWVQVSFMYQTLQEMRDMQPLSLQSPPGKIVLPLAACDEKNTQGMCSLKNFSALIDSVRVSECAEK; from the coding sequence ATGAGTACACTGATCATTCGTTTATTGTTCTTAACGATTATATTGGCCCCTGTTTCATTACGCGCCGATGAACAGAGCGGAATGCAGCTTGAGCGTGTTGTCATCGTCAGTCGTCATGGCGTCAGGGCACCGACAAAGTTCACGCCGCTTATGCAGCAAGTCACTCCCGACCGCTGGCCGCAATGGGACGTTCCTCTGGGGTGGTTGACTCCTCGCGGCGGGGCACTCATTATTGAATTAGGACGGTATCAACGTTTACGCCTGGCGGACAAAGGTCTGCTGGATAATAAAACGTGTCCAACGGCAGGGCAGGTCGCGGTCATTGCCGATAGCGATCAACGTACCCGTAAAACGGGTGAAGCATTCCTGGCAGGACTGGCCCCGGAATGTAAAGTACAGGTTCATTATCAACAAGATAAGTCAAAATCTGATCCCCTTTTTAATCCCATCAAGGCGGGGCAGTGTTCGCTGAACACATCGCAGGTGAAAGAGGCTATCCTGACCCGGGCTGGCGGAAGTCTTGATGAGTACACGCGCCACTACCAACCCGCATTTCAAGCCCTGGAACGGGTGTTAAATTTCTCCCAGTCAGAAAAGTGTCAAGCAGCTGGGCAGTCTGCACAGTGTACGCTAACCGACGTCTTACCTGCTGAACTCAAGGTCTCTCCTGAAAATGTATCGTTGTCAGGCTCATGGGGACTGGCTTCAACCCTGACGGAAATCTTCCTGCTGCAACAAGCACAAGGGATGTCGCAGGTGGCCTGGGGGCGTATTCATGGCGATAAAGAATGGCGTACATTATTAAGTCTGCACAATGCGCAGTTTGACCTTCTGCAGAAAACCCCGGAGGTTGCCCGTAGCAGGGCCACACCGTTACTTGATTTGATACGTACAGCACTCGTAACACAGGGGCCAACAGAAAATAAATACGCAATTCAGTTGCCCGTCTCTTTGTTGTTTATTGCGGGGCATGACACCAATCTTGCCAATATCAGCGGGGCATTAGGCCTTAACGTGTCTCTGCCCGGTCAGCCAGATAATACGCCGCCGGGTGGAGAGTTTGTTTTCGAAAGGTGGAAACGGGTCAGCGATCATTCTGATTGGGTGCAGGTTTCTTTTATGTATCAGACATTGCAGGAAATGCGTGATATGCAACCTTTGTCGTTGCAATCGCCTCCCGGAAAAATTGTGCTGCCCTTAGCGGCCTGCGATGAGAAAAATACGCAGGGAATGTGCTCATTAAAAAATTTTTCTGCACTGATTGATTCCGTTCGCGTGTCCGAATGTGCTGAGAAATAA
- a CDS encoding DoxX family protein has translation MVRNLLNAVNRMLTHEDFGKFLLRLAVGGLMLFHGLHKLFAGIDGISGMLIAKGFPGFIAYGVLLGEVLAPCLIILGILTRPAALGLAFTMVVAWLMVGMGETWSLDKTGAWAIESLVYFFIGALAVAFLGAGKYALGGQSAWR, from the coding sequence ATGGTTAGGAACTTATTAAATGCAGTAAATCGCATGCTGACGCATGAGGACTTTGGCAAGTTTTTGTTACGCCTGGCGGTGGGGGGACTGATGCTGTTTCACGGTCTGCATAAACTGTTTGCCGGAATTGATGGCATTAGCGGCATGCTAATAGCGAAAGGTTTTCCGGGTTTCATTGCCTATGGCGTTTTGCTTGGCGAGGTGCTGGCACCGTGCCTGATTATTCTCGGCATTCTGACGCGTCCGGCTGCATTAGGGTTGGCATTCACTATGGTTGTCGCGTGGCTGATGGTTGGAATGGGTGAAACCTGGTCGCTGGATAAAACCGGCGCATGGGCTATTGAAAGTCTGGTGTATTTCTTTATTGGCGCACTGGCGGTGGCATTTTTGGGTGCCGGAAAATACGCATTGGGCGGTCAGTCGGCCTGGCGCTAG
- the poxB gene encoding ubiquinone-dependent pyruvate dehydrogenase, with translation MKQTVAAFIAKTLEQAGVKRIWGVTGDSLNGLSDSLNRMGTIDWMPTRHEEVAAFAAGAEAQLTGELAVCAGSCGPGNLHLINGLFDCHRNHVPVLAIAAHIPSSEIGSGYFQETHPQELFRECSHYCELVSSPEQIPQVLAIAMRKAVLNRGVSVVVLPGDVALKAAPESANTHWYHAPLPVVTPAEEEMRKLAQLLRYSSNIALMCGSGCAGAHKELVEFAAKIKAPIVHALRGKEHVEYDNPYDVGMTGLIGFSSGFHTMMNADTLLLLGTQFPYRPFYPTDAKIIQIDINPASIGAHSKVDMALVGDIKATLRALLPLVEEKTDRKFLDKALSDYRDARKGLDDLAKPSEKAIHPQYLARQISHFAADDAIFTCDVGTPTVWAARYLKMNGKRRLLGSFNHGSMANAMPQALGAQATEPGRQVVAMCGDGGFSMLMGDFLSVVQMKLPVKIIVFNNSVLGFVAMEMKAGGYLTDGTELHDTNFARIAEACGITGIRVEKSSDVDEALQRALSIDGPVLVDVVVAKEELAIPPQIKLEQAKGFSLYMLRAIISGRGDEVIELAKTNWLR, from the coding sequence ATGAAACAAACGGTTGCCGCTTTTATTGCTAAAACGCTTGAACAGGCTGGTGTGAAACGTATTTGGGGCGTAACGGGTGATTCACTGAATGGTCTTAGTGACAGTCTCAATCGCATGGGAACGATCGACTGGATGCCAACCCGGCATGAAGAAGTTGCCGCCTTCGCCGCAGGCGCGGAAGCGCAACTGACCGGTGAACTGGCGGTGTGTGCCGGTTCATGTGGACCGGGAAACTTGCACCTGATTAACGGCCTGTTTGATTGCCACCGCAACCATGTCCCAGTGCTGGCGATTGCCGCACATATCCCCTCCAGTGAAATTGGCAGCGGCTATTTTCAGGAGACCCACCCGCAAGAGTTGTTCCGCGAATGTAGCCACTATTGCGAGCTGGTTTCCAGCCCTGAACAGATCCCACAGGTGCTGGCGATTGCCATGCGCAAAGCGGTGTTAAACCGCGGTGTGTCAGTCGTCGTGCTCCCGGGCGATGTTGCGCTGAAAGCCGCGCCGGAAAGTGCCAACACGCACTGGTATCATGCGCCGTTACCGGTGGTTACCCCGGCGGAAGAAGAGATGAGAAAACTGGCGCAGCTGCTGCGCTATTCCAGCAACATTGCGCTGATGTGCGGCAGTGGTTGCGCGGGTGCGCACAAAGAGCTGGTGGAGTTTGCCGCAAAAATCAAAGCGCCGATTGTCCACGCCCTGCGCGGCAAAGAGCACGTCGAATATGACAACCCCTACGATGTGGGTATGACCGGACTGATCGGTTTTTCATCCGGTTTTCATACCATGATGAATGCCGACACGCTGCTTTTACTGGGCACCCAGTTCCCCTACCGCCCCTTCTACCCCACCGACGCCAAAATTATTCAGATTGATATCAATCCGGCAAGCATTGGTGCGCACAGCAAGGTGGATATGGCGCTCGTTGGAGATATCAAAGCCACGCTGCGTGCCCTGCTGCCGCTCGTAGAAGAAAAAACCGACCGCAAATTCCTCGATAAAGCCCTGAGTGATTATCGCGATGCGCGCAAAGGACTGGATGATTTAGCCAAACCCAGCGAAAAAGCCATTCACCCGCAGTATCTGGCGCGGCAAATCAGCCACTTCGCCGCTGATGACGCCATCTTTACCTGCGATGTCGGCACCCCCACGGTGTGGGCCGCGCGCTATCTGAAAATGAACGGCAAGCGCCGCCTGCTCGGGTCGTTTAATCACGGGTCGATGGCGAACGCCATGCCGCAGGCGCTGGGTGCACAGGCAACGGAACCCGGACGCCAGGTGGTCGCCATGTGCGGCGACGGCGGCTTCAGCATGCTGATGGGCGATTTTCTTTCGGTGGTGCAGATGAAGCTGCCGGTGAAAATCATCGTGTTCAATAACAGCGTGCTGGGCTTTGTCGCAATGGAGATGAAGGCCGGTGGGTATCTGACCGACGGAACGGAACTGCACGACACCAACTTTGCCCGCATTGCCGAAGCCTGCGGGATCACCGGTATCCGAGTGGAAAAATCGTCGGACGTCGATGAGGCGCTGCAAAGAGCGCTGTCGATTGATGGCCCGGTGCTGGTCGACGTGGTGGTCGCGAAAGAAGAGCTCGCCATACCGCCGCAAATCAAACTCGAACAAGCGAAGGGTTTCAGCCTGTATATGCTGCGCGCTATCATCAGCGGACGCGGTGATGAAGTGATCGAACTGGCGAAAACCAACTGGCTAAGGTAA
- a CDS encoding NAD-dependent epimerase/dehydratase family protein, with protein MKVLVTGATSGLGRNAVEFLRKKGISVRATGRNEAMGKLLEKMGAEFVHADLTELVSSQAKVMLAGIDTLWHCSSFTSPWGTQEAFDLANVRATRRLGEWSVAWGVRNFIHISSPSLYFDYHHHRDIKEDFRPHRFANEFARSKAAGEDVIALLAQANPQTRFTVLRPQSLFGPHDKVFIPRLAHMMHHYGSVLLPHGGSALVDMTYYENAIHAMWLASQEACDNLPSGRVYNITNGEHRTLRSIVQKLIDELNIDCRIRSVPYPMLDMIARSMERLGNKSAKEPKLTHYGVSKLNFDFTLDTTRAQEELGYQPVVTLDEGIERTAAWLRDHGKLPR; from the coding sequence ATGAAGGTACTGGTTACCGGAGCCACCAGCGGCTTAGGCCGAAACGCGGTTGAGTTTTTACGCAAGAAAGGCATCAGCGTCAGAGCTACCGGTCGCAACGAAGCGATGGGTAAGTTGCTGGAGAAAATGGGCGCAGAATTTGTGCATGCGGATTTGACCGAGCTGGTCTCTTCGCAAGCAAAAGTGATGCTCGCAGGCATCGACACGCTGTGGCACTGTTCCAGTTTTACCTCGCCGTGGGGAACACAGGAAGCCTTTGACCTGGCTAACGTCCGCGCCACCCGCCGTCTGGGCGAGTGGTCGGTTGCCTGGGGCGTGCGTAACTTTATTCATATCTCCTCTCCGTCGCTCTATTTTGATTATCACCACCATCGCGATATCAAAGAGGACTTTCGCCCACACCGCTTCGCCAACGAATTCGCCCGCAGTAAAGCAGCCGGCGAAGACGTGATTGCGCTGTTAGCCCAGGCCAATCCGCAAACTCGCTTTACGGTACTACGTCCGCAGAGCCTGTTTGGCCCGCATGATAAAGTTTTTATCCCCCGCCTGGCGCACATGATGCATCACTATGGCAGCGTCCTGCTCCCACACGGCGGCAGCGCACTGGTGGATATGACCTACTATGAAAATGCGATTCACGCGATGTGGCTGGCAAGTCAGGAAGCCTGTGACAATCTGCCATCAGGTCGCGTGTATAACATTACCAACGGTGAGCATCGCACGCTGCGCAGCATCGTGCAGAAGCTGATTGACGAACTGAATATTGATTGCCGCATCCGCTCCGTGCCTTATCCAATGCTGGACATGATTGCCCGCAGCATGGAGCGTCTGGGGAATAAATCGGCAAAAGAACCCAAGCTCACACACTACGGTGTCTCAAAGCTCAATTTTGACTTTACGCTGGACACCACCCGCGCCCAGGAAGAGCTGGGTTATCAGCCTGTCGTGACGCTGGATGAAGGGATTGAGCGTACCGCGGCCTGGCTGCGCGACCACGGTAAGCTGCCGCGTTAA
- a CDS encoding Ail/Lom family outer membrane beta-barrel protein: MKKVALASMLAVCASSAFAGDHTVSIGYANDSIGDGEHLQGVMVSYDYNNDTSPIGFTSSLSLAGKDYNQSHTYSDGWNEKAEVTAAKGSLLVGANYRVNDFIAPYVLVGVARGGLETKYSNDDGDKFDETDHDTGFAYGAGVKITPIENFSIRAGYEGTKLFDTQINGFNVGVGYTF; the protein is encoded by the coding sequence ATGAAAAAGGTAGCCCTCGCATCAATGCTGGCTGTGTGTGCTTCATCTGCTTTCGCTGGTGATCACACCGTTTCCATAGGCTACGCTAACGATAGCATTGGTGACGGTGAACATCTCCAGGGCGTTATGGTGTCGTATGATTACAACAATGATACTTCACCTATCGGTTTCACCTCTTCCCTGTCACTAGCTGGAAAGGATTACAACCAATCTCACACCTATAGCGACGGGTGGAATGAGAAAGCAGAAGTAACGGCGGCTAAAGGTTCTCTCCTTGTCGGTGCTAACTACCGCGTTAACGACTTCATAGCACCGTATGTGTTAGTAGGTGTCGCGCGTGGTGGCTTAGAAACTAAGTATTCAAACGATGATGGAGATAAATTTGATGAAACAGATCACGACACTGGATTTGCGTATGGCGCTGGCGTAAAAATCACTCCAATTGAGAATTTCTCTATTCGTGCTGGTTATGAAGGTACGAAACTATTTGATACTCAGATCAACGGCTTTAACGTTGGTGTAGGTTATACATTCTAA
- a CDS encoding heavy metal-binding domain-containing protein — MQFSTTPTLEGQSIVEYCGVVTGEAILGANIFRDFFAGIRDIVGGRSGSYEKELRKAREIAFQELGEQAKALGADAVVGIDIDYETVGKDGSMLMVSVSGTAVKTRR, encoded by the coding sequence ATGCAGTTTTCGACCACCCCTACTCTGGAAGGGCAAAGCATCGTGGAATACTGCGGTGTGGTAACCGGTGAAGCGATTTTAGGCGCGAATATCTTCCGCGATTTTTTTGCCGGGATCCGGGACATTGTCGGCGGTCGCTCTGGCTCATACGAAAAAGAGCTGCGCAAAGCGCGTGAAATTGCCTTTCAGGAACTCGGCGAACAGGCGAAAGCGTTGGGAGCAGATGCGGTCGTTGGTATTGATATTGATTACGAAACTGTGGGTAAAGATGGCAGCATGCTGATGGTGAGCGTCAGCGGTACTGCGGTGAAAACTCGCCGATGA